The following proteins are co-located in the Bacteroidales bacterium genome:
- a CDS encoding FAD-dependent oxidoreductase: MRTFKTISILMAFALLMSFCKQSSREVFIEAESFQTKGGWEVDPQFVETMGSPYLLAHGLGEPVENASTQVVFPDKGTYHAWARTKNWVPGEWEAPGKFKLVVNGSELSNTLGTQKGWNWEYAGQVSITETMATVELKDLTGFEGRCDALYFSISKEAPPHQADQLAQWRKEKLNQADAPQETHEFDLVIVGGGIAGCGAAIAAAERGLEVGLVQDRPVLGGNASKEIRVHTEGIHWHGERILSMLDTEHWPNGSPKAEADQQKRRRNMEQYENISIFLNWRAYDANVNNNSITSVDARHTSSGERKRFKAPYFADCTGDGWIGYWAGAEYMYGREPRSKYDEGWEEHGELWSPEEADNRVMGASVLWRTTNAGEPVEFPEVPWAMDVAEDHAATSGTWHWEFSKNELHQVKDAETIRDHMFRAIYGSFYNAKQKPENDSVRLEWMSYLVGKRESRRLEGDYIYTFNDMKKNTKFEDAVAKGTRDVDVHYQQWLKDPSKVDFLSEALFYPVEEYYIPYRSLYSKNIENLFMAGRNFSCSHIGLGGPRVMNTTGQMGIAVGYAASLCKKYETDPRGVYEEHIDELTDIIKNQ; the protein is encoded by the coding sequence CATGGCCTGGGAGAACCTGTTGAAAATGCAAGCACTCAGGTTGTTTTCCCTGACAAGGGCACCTATCATGCGTGGGCAAGGACAAAAAACTGGGTACCCGGTGAATGGGAAGCTCCCGGTAAGTTTAAACTGGTGGTCAATGGCAGTGAGCTAAGTAATACACTGGGCACCCAGAAAGGATGGAACTGGGAATATGCAGGCCAGGTCAGTATAACTGAAACCATGGCTACAGTGGAATTAAAGGACCTTACAGGATTTGAGGGGCGCTGTGATGCCCTTTACTTTTCCATCTCAAAAGAAGCACCTCCTCACCAGGCAGACCAGCTTGCCCAATGGAGAAAGGAAAAGCTTAACCAGGCCGATGCCCCGCAGGAGACCCACGAGTTTGACCTGGTGATTGTAGGAGGGGGTATTGCCGGTTGCGGAGCCGCTATTGCGGCAGCAGAGCGTGGGCTTGAAGTAGGCCTTGTCCAGGACAGACCTGTTCTGGGAGGAAATGCGAGCAAAGAGATACGCGTACATACCGAAGGCATACACTGGCATGGAGAACGTATACTTTCTATGCTGGATACGGAGCACTGGCCCAATGGATCGCCGAAAGCCGAAGCGGATCAGCAAAAACGGCGCCGCAACATGGAACAGTATGAAAACATTTCCATCTTCCTCAACTGGAGAGCCTACGATGCCAATGTGAACAACAACAGCATTACCTCGGTAGATGCCCGTCACACTTCCTCCGGGGAACGAAAACGTTTCAAAGCGCCCTATTTTGCAGACTGTACCGGCGACGGATGGATCGGCTACTGGGCCGGAGCCGAATACATGTATGGCCGTGAACCCAGATCAAAGTATGATGAAGGATGGGAAGAACACGGTGAGCTATGGAGCCCCGAAGAGGCTGACAATCGCGTTATGGGAGCATCCGTGCTATGGCGGACCACCAATGCGGGGGAGCCTGTTGAATTCCCGGAAGTACCCTGGGCTATGGATGTGGCGGAAGACCATGCCGCCACCAGCGGAACATGGCACTGGGAATTCTCAAAGAATGAACTTCACCAGGTAAAAGATGCCGAGACCATACGCGACCACATGTTCCGGGCCATATATGGGTCTTTTTACAATGCCAAACAAAAACCGGAAAATGACAGCGTCAGGCTGGAATGGATGTCGTACCTGGTAGGCAAAAGAGAATCCCGGAGGCTGGAAGGCGATTACATCTATACCTTCAACGACATGAAAAAGAATACCAAATTTGAGGATGCCGTGGCAAAAGGCACCCGTGATGTGGACGTGCACTACCAGCAATGGCTGAAGGATCCTTCTAAAGTGGATTTTCTGTCGGAAGCCCTCTTTTATCCGGTAGAAGAATACTATATCCCCTACAGGTCCCTTTATTCAAAGAACATCGAAAACCTGTTCATGGCCGGCCGCAACTTTAGCTGCTCACACATCGGCCTGGGCGGACCAAGAGTCATGAATACAACAGGCCAGATGGGCATTGCCGTGGGTTATGCTGCTTCCCTGTGCAAAAAATATGAAACCGATCCCAGGGGAGTGTATGAAGAACATATTGATGAATTGACCGATATCATCAAAAATCAATAA